One window of Cryptococcus neoformans var. grubii H99 chromosome 11, complete sequence genomic DNA carries:
- a CDS encoding transcription initiation factor TFIID subunit 10 yields the protein MSNFSSTANAPTPPQVQQQQVQSQQQAAPSQNQPMSFTPVSASSSVSTPVTSAVGVSAPASASIPSQSVLSGSTRSPAPPPISGNVDGAATPASTSTSVPVPSVSAPGTLAAITSASIAASVPNAQSNTSVPISSSGPAPGLAGNASASAPAATQTEPQPSNQDTFWAARREEEIARRDRSLAELLVMLDGYKPLIPEEVTEYFLQRSGFDCSDPRLKRLLSLVAQKFISDLSRDAFHFSKLRVNGATAGRGRPAAGVDRNRVVLTMDDLSLALGEHGVNLKAPDYYL from the exons ATGTCGAATTTCTCGTCGACTGCCAACGCACCTACTCCTCCTCAAGTCCAGCAACAGCAAGTTCAATCCCAGCAACAAGCAGCTCCTAGCCAAAATCAGCCTATGTCTTTTACGCCTGTGtcagcatcttcttcagtaTCCACACCTGTCACTAGTGCTGTCGGAGTGTCCGCGCCGGCTTCTGCATCAATACCTTCTCAGTCTGTTCTCAGCGGATCAACAAGGTCACCAGCTCCTCCCCCTATCTCTGGTAACGTTGATGGCGCTGCAACTCCTGCATCAACATCCACATCGGTTCCAGTACCTAGTGTAAGTGCACCAGGCACACTAGCAGCTATTACATCTGCTTCTATTGCCGCCTCCGTCCCCAATGCCCAATCCAACACATCTGTCCCGATCTCGTCTTCTGGCCCCGCACCTGGACTGGCAGGCAATGCATCGGCTTCGGCCCCAGCTGCTACCCAAACGGAACCGCAGCCTTCAAACCAAGATACTTTTTGGGCAGCGCGtagggaggaggagattgcTCGTCGTGATCGAAGCTTGGCGGAATTGTTGGTTATGTTAGATGGGTATAAGCCTCTT ATCCCGGAAGAGGTCACTGAGTACTTCTTACAACGGTCAGGATTCGACTGCTCCGACCCCAGGCT AAAGCGGCTCTTATCTCTTGTTGCTCAAAAGTTCATCTCAGACCTTTCAAGGGATGCATTTCACTTCTCAAAACTGAGAGTCAATGGTGCGACGGCTGGTAGAGGTAGACCTGCCGCCGGTGTT GACAGGAACAGAGTCGTTCTGACGATGGACGATCTCAGCCTTGCTCTTGGTGAACATGGAGTCAACCTCAAAGCTCCGGATTATT ATCTGTAA
- a CDS encoding sulfide:quinone oxidoreductase, translating to MHFISIHTHISPAKMVALPKSIPSLARLASTSAGGKHKVVVIGAGAAGLSAANQVYNAFKAQGKTLADGDVAIVDANRNHDYQPGWTLVGSGLASKETYRRPVSSLIGNQFAHIPQNAAGFEPGANQVVLADGSKIGYDYLIVGAGLQINWDNVKGLTAALADPSNSKVSSIYSYETVDKTWDLIRNFKGEGEAIFTQPFGVIKCAGAPQKINYMADYWWKSQNQKYHSTFITGMPTMFSVPHYSKALDALRQEKGIDALFNTNLVEVRPESKTAVFEVLAGEEKGKKIEKEFGLLHAVPPMGPLKAIKESPLADSVGWVDVDQGTLQHKKYENVFSLGDSSSLPTSKTAAAITGQSPVLTHNLVALMETGKIGDAIYDGYTSCPLFTGRGSLLLAEFKYGAERKETFGKFVDQSVPNRFFYHLTKDVIPRAYFSKMLKGEWYGPRSIFPPQYLPQSQ from the exons ATGCatttcatctccatccataCTCACATCTCTCCTGCTAAAATGGTTGCTCTCCCCAAGTCTATCCCTTCCCTCGCGCGTCTCGCCTCTACCTCTGCTGGCGGCAAGCACAAGGTCGTCGTTATCGGTGCCG GTGCCGCCGGTCTTTCCGCGGCCAATCAGGTGTACAACGCCTTCAAGGCTCAGGGCAAGACCCTCGCTGACGGCGACGTCGCTATCGTCGATGCCAACAGGAATCACGACTATCAGCCCGGATGGACTCTTGTCGGCTCTGGTCTTGCCAGCAAGGAGACTTACAGGCGTCCCGTTTCTTCCCTCATCGGCAATCAGTTTGCCCACATCCCTCAGAACGCTGCCGGCTTTGAGCCTGGAGCCAACCAGGTCGTCCTCGCGGACGGGAGCAAGATTGGCTATGACTACCTTATCGTCGGTGCTGGTCTCCAAATTA ACTGGGACAACGTCAAGGGTCTTACTGCTGCTCTCGCGGACCCCTCCAACAGCAAGGTCTCCTCCATTTACTCCTACGAGACCGTCGACAAAACTTGGGACCTCATCCGTAACTTCAAGGGTGAGGGCGAAGCCATCTTCACCCAACCCTTCGGTGTGATCAAGTGTGCCGGTGCTCCCCAAAAAATCAACTACATGGCCGACTACTGGTGGAAGTCCCAAAACCAGAAATACCACTCTACCTTCATCACTGGTATGCCTACCATGTTCTCCGTGCCCCATTACTCCAAGGCTCTCGACGCTCTCCGACAGGAGAAGGGTATCGATGCCTTGTTTAACACTAACCTTGTTGAGGTCCGTCCCGAGAGCAAGACTGCTGTCTTTGAGGTCCTCGCTGGTGAGGAAAAGGGTAAAAAGATTGAGAAAGAATTTGGTCTCTTACATGCCGTCCCCCCTATGGGCCCTCTCAAGGCTATCAAGGAATCCCCCCTTGCCGATTCTGTCGGATGGGTCGACGTCGACCAGGGTACTCTTCAGCACAAGAAGTATGAAAATGTCTTCTCCCTCGGtgactcttcctctctccctACCTCCAAGACTGCCGCCGCCATCACTGGCCAGTCCCCCGTCCTCACCCACAATCTCGTAGCCTTGATGGAGACTGGCAAAATCGGTGACGCCATCTATGACGGTTACACTTCCTGTCCTCTATTCACTGGCCGAGGATCTTTGCTCCTTGCCGAGTTCAAGTACGGTgctgagaggaaggagactTTCGGCAAGTTTGTTGACCAGTCTGTTCCTAACCG ATTCTTCTATCATCTCACCAAGGACGTCATTCCCCGAGCTTACTTCTCCAAAATGCTCAAGGGCGAGTGGTACGGTCCCCGATCTATCTTCCCCCCTCAGTACCTCCCTCAATCTCAGTAA